ATATATTTATATTATCTAAAAGAGTGTACTCTGGAATCTACCAGGTGGTTGAATCGTAATGGACAGACTCTCACTTATCAAGCGCAATACTGAAGAGATTGTAACACAGGAAGAACTTGAAGCTCTTATTGAAGCAAAAGAAGCCCCTACTGCTTATGTTGGATATGAACCCAGTGGTAAGATCCATATGGGCCATGTCCTGACCGTGAACAAACTCCTTGACCTGCAACATGCGGGTTTTAAAGTCACGGTGCTGCTGGCGGATGTCCATGCTTACCTGAACCAAAAGGGAACCATGGAAGAGGTCAGGAAAATTGCAGATTTTAATAAGGAGTGTTTTATTGCGCTGGGCCTGGATGAGGATAAGACCAATTATGTTTATGGTTCTGATTACCAGCTTGAACCTGATTACATGTTGAACGTGCTGAAACTGGCCAGGGCAACCACCCTGAACCGTGCCAGGCGGAGTATGGACGAGGTGAGTCGCAATGCTGACAATCCTATGGTCTCCCAGATGGTATACCCTCTTATGCAGGCAGTGGACATTGCCATGCTGGGTGTGGATGTGGCGGTTGGTGGCATTGACCAGCGTAAGATACACATGCTTGCAAGGGAAGGATTGCCGGGACTTGGTTTCAAAGCACCAATCTGCATCCATACACCTATCCTGCTGGGACTGGACGGTAAGAAGATGTCTTCATCTTCAAATAACTTCATTTCCATGGATGACACAGCGAGTGCGTTAAAGAAAAAGGTCAATAAAGCGTTCTGTCCCGAAGGTGAGATTGCAGATAACCCGGTGCTGGCACTGTTCAAGTACCACATTATCCCGCGGTACGAAAAAATTATTATCGAGCGGCCTGAAAAGTATGGTGGTGACCTTCATTATGAATCCTATGAAGAGATGGAAGCTGCCTTTGCATCAAAGGAATTGCATCCCATGGACCTGAAAAGCGGTGCTGCTGATTACATGAACAGGATACTTGAGCCTGTGCGCAAAAAGATGTAATATGACCTTGAATTGAAATAATTATTTTTTAAAAAAAGTATTAAGAAGGGGAAAGCCCCTTCTTAAAATAAGATTTTATCCTTAAAACAGCCCGGAATTTATGAACAGGGCAGCGAACAGGATCGAGATCATGTTCACTACCTTGATAAGGGCATTCAGCGCCGGACCTGACGTATCCTTGAACGGGTCGCCAACGGTATCGCCCACTACGGCAGCTTTATGTGCCTCTGAACCTTTACCGCCGTACGCTCCGTTCTCGATGGTCTTTTTGGCATTATCCCATGCGCCTCCGCCGTTCGCCATCATCAGGGCCATCAATAGACCGACTACAATGATACCGATGAGCAGGCCAGCGAGTGCTTCTTTACCGAGCACCATTCCAACAACCAGGGGTACTCCGATAGCCATGATGCCGGGGAGTGCCATTTCCCTGATGGCAGCTTTGGTAACAATGTCTACACACTTGCCATATTCGGGTTTGGATGTGCCTTCCATGATGCCGGGTATTTCCTTGAACTGGCGCCTGACCTCGTTGACCACTTCAAATGCGGCTTTTCCGACCGCTTTCATAGTGACGGCACTGAACAGGAATGGCAGTAATCCGCCAATGAACAGACCTACCAGCACAAGCGGATTGGAAAGACTAAGGTCACTTGCAGTCAGGTCAACTTTGTGTGTGAAATCAGCGAACAGGGCCAGTGCGCCCAGTCCTGCAGAACCGATAGCATATCCTTTGGTCACTGCTTTCGTGGTGTTACCTACACTATCAAGGGCATCGGTGGTCTTTCGGGTTTCTTCAGGCAGGTTTGCCATCTCGGCGATGCCACCTGCATTATCGGTAATCGGACCGTACGAATCAAGGGCAACAATGATGCCTGTGGTCGAGAGCATTGCTGCTGCTGCGATTGCTATGCTGTACATGCCGACAATTTCCTGGCCCGGGATAAACCCTCCGCCAACATAGAACGCTCCCAGGATGCCGGTAGCTATCACGATAACAGGCAGTCCTGTGCTTTCAAGACCTACGGCAAGGCCGGTGATAATATTGGTACCTGCGCCGGTCTGTGAGGAATCAGCGATGGATTTCACAGGCCTGAACGAACCGGATGTGTAGTATTCGGTAATTATTACCATCAAAACCATAATGACCGTGCCGATAAGGGCAGAGTAATAGAATTTGATATCCCCCATCAGCATATCGGTTACGAAATAGAACAGTACAAGACTGATAATAGCCGCTACCGCCACGCCTTTATACAGTGCTTTCATGATCTTCCCGTCATCACCGATCTTGACAAAGAACACCGCAATGATGGATGCCACGATGGCAGATGAACCCAGCATGAGCGGGAACAGAATGGCATTGGGGAACTGGCCAATAACAAGACCGCCAAGCAGCATAGCTGCCAGTGCTGTGACCACATAGGTTTCGAACAGGTCGGCACCCATGCCGGCACAGTCGCCTACATTGTCGCCCACGTTATCAGCAATGACACCGGCATTTCGGGGGTCGTCCTCGGGAATGCCTGCTTCGACCTTACCCACAAGGTCAGCACCTACATCGGCTGCCTTGGTAAATATGCCTCCGCCGACCCTGGCGAACAGGCTTATAAGACTGGCACCGAAACCAAAGCCAATGACCATGTCAACACTTTCAGGTTCTGCGCCGAAAAGAATAAAGAAGCCGCTGGTACCCAGCAGTGCCAGACCGACAACGGCCAGACCGGTAACAGCGCCACCCTTAAATGCCACATCCATGGCACTCTTCAAGCCTTCTTTCGCTTTCTGGGCGGTCCTGACATTGGCCCTGACCGAGACATTCATGCCGATATACCCTGCAAGTGCCGAACTCACAGCACCGACCAGGAATCCGATGGTTGTCTTCACGTTCAATCCGTTCTCTTTTGGCAGTGCTATGAACATGGCAACTGCCAGTATCACTGCGACTATAGCAATGGTCTTATACTGGCGGTTCAGGTATGCCATTGCACCTTCCTGTATCGCTCCGGATATTTCCTGCATTTCTGGTGTGCCAGGGTCGCTTTTGAGTACTTTCTTTGCGAAGATCCCGGCAAATACCAGACTTAACAATCCTGCCAGAGGGGCAAGATATAATAATTTGTCCATGTATTTCCTCCTCTCGAATCAATAACTATTCTAATAGTTTTTTGCTGAATTACAGCAATAAATGTATTAGCAAAGCTAAATCTGGCGTTTAATAGTTTACATATATTAAAAGATTATCGGAAGGCATCGAATTGACGGTATTACCCGCCGCAATATCCATAGAGCAGGGATATGGTGTCCCCTTCCTGTAAACAGTGTTCAAGCAGGTCCGGCGGCGCCTCATCATTGACAGTGGCAATACAGCTGTTCAGGTTACCGTTCCTGTTGAGTATCTTGACTTTACCTGAGCCAACTCCTTTTAATGTGCAGGCTTCTTCGATGAGTGTATCTACAGATTCCAGGAAAACGAGAAGAGTAGTATGTTCCGGTATGTCCAGTACCTGTATGTCGCCCATCAGGTCCTTCTGGGTGTAGTCGAATTCGATGGTAACTTTCATGGTTGTATCTCCATTCTATACCGTGTTCCGTTATGGGTATTTATTCTGAAAATTTATTGGATTGATGTTTTACATTTGTAAACCAAAACAGGGTTAATGTGGCCAGTCATATGTATCTTTGGGTCAAGTCAGCCCGGATACATGATTTCTATCTAAAAAATAACCAACCACCCAACAAATAAACTATGTATCCGTACCTTATTAGCAAACCTCCCAGGCGGCAGACTGACCATGTCCGGAGCTAACCACTCCGGGCATATTTGTATTATGTTTTTAATAACCGAATTCGATGAATGAGATTATGCAAACAGATTTAACTAATACCGTTTAATATTTTTACAGATTATGTTAGAAAAATCAGGTCGATATTTCAGGATAATAATTGTTTTCATAAAATACAATCTTTTCTCCCTGTTATACACAGACATCAAGCAGGATTATATTTCTGATAAGAAATGTGCATGCCAGATAGACCAGAAATACCGTAATAATGCAGTCAAACTGAAAAAGGCATTCGAAGAACTGGGACCCACATTTATAAAACTGGGCCAGACCCTGAGCAACAGGCCAGACCTGCTGCCAAGACCGTACATTATGGAACTGGACAAATTGCATGACGATGTGGAAGTATTGCCTTTTGAGAGCATGAGGAGGTCATTCGAAGGGACCTGTATATGTGACACGGTACCTGAAGAACACAGTCCTTTCTGTTACCACTGCAATGATATCCTGGACCTTTATGATGAGTTTGATACAGATCCCATTGCCAGCGCTTCAATAGGCCAGGTATACCGGGCGGTGCTCAAGGGGCGGGAAGTGGCGGTAAAGATTGCCAGACCTGATGTGATAGATACCATAAACCTCGACCTGATGATTTTGAAGGACCTGAAAAGGGTGCTTTTTGGTATGTTAGGTTTCGGGAAGGACTTTGATGTTGACGGGTTCCTGGACGATTTTAAGGATATGCTTACCAGGGAACTTGACTACAAAAGCGAGGCCCTGAACATCGAGCGGTTCAGGGAGAATTTCAAGGGTAACGAGAATGTGAAGATACCGGATGTATTCTGGGATTATACCCGCGACACGGTACTGGTAATGGAGTTTATTTACGGGACACAGATACAGGACGTGCGTGATATTGACGGGGATACGAGGAACAGACTGGTAACTTTGATAAGTGAAAGTTACCTGAAACAAATATACCTGGACGGTTTTTTCCATGCTGATCCCCACGGCGGGAACATTATAGCCCTTGAAAACGGCAGTATCGCCTTGCTGGATTTCGGTGCTGTTGGTGTGCTTGACAGTGAACTCCAGTGGAACCTGTTCAACCTGTTCTACGGGGTGTATAAAAGAGATGTGGATATAGCTGCGGATTATTTCTTCAGGATAGGGTTCGTGAAGGATAGGAACATTGATATGCATGCGTTCAAGGAGGACATGGACATGCTCATATCCAGGCAGCATTTCAGTAAGGCCGGGGAGAAGCAAAGCGATAATTACGTGATGCTGGCGGTAAAATACAATATTTCCATGCCCAGGATATTCTCACGACTGGAGCGGGCACTGTTCCTGGTCGAGGATGTCTGTATGAAACTTGACCCCGCGTTCAATATCATGGACGAGGCAGAAGCACTGGTCGGAAAGTCAATGCGTGCCAGGTTCAGTCCCGAAATGGTTGCGAAGAATAGCCAGAAGGATGCGACAAATTATTATATGATGTTCAGGTCACTGCCGGAAAGGGTTGAACAGACATTGAATTCTCTGGATTCTTTTTTTCTGTCCATGGAGAGAAATACGGCATCCCGGCAACAAAGATACCGTATCTTGAAAAAAGGGATGTTCATGCTTTCAATTGCGGTATTGGCTGCTGCAATTCTTGTCTGGTTCACCTGAAATATCCTGCCGACCTCATCAACAAATGGAATATTTCGGTCTGATGACCCGGGTGGAAACAGATGATGATATTGGGCGGGATTTAAAGGGAACTGTGGGAGAGGGTAGGGATTATTTCGAATACCTTAATACCGATGACTTAATAGTAATATTGGTAGATATTTTTGGTAAATGATACTAAAATCCGGGGGATGCCTTTAAATGATGATGCAAAAGGGCATAAAGAAGCAGTAGACCAAATGCACTATAATTTTTCAATTCTTTTGGACACGAAAAAGGAAGAGGCTTCAACATATCTCCTTTCGCTTGCGAAAGACGAGCATAGCGGTATACGAAAGGGGGCAGCCAGTATCCTGGGTCTGGCCTTCAAGGACATGAGTGACAAGGTTCTGGCGACGAAATACCTGCTTACCCTCACGAAAGATGAGAAAAGCGACGTACGAAGGGGTGCAACTGATGCCCTGGGTTCGGCATTTCAGCATGTCACCGATAAGGACGAGGCATCCACTGAACTACTGGCACTTACAAAAGACGAAGACAGTGGTGTACGGTGGCGTGCAGCTTATGCCCTGCGTTCTGCCTTCCCACATATTACTGATAAATTTCATGCATCTGAAGACCTTCTGAAACTCACCACGGATGAAGACAGCCTCGTAAGAAGGGGGGCAGTAGATGCCCTGGGTTCGGCATTTCCGCATATAATCGATAAGGTCCACGCATCTGGAAATCTCCTGTCATTGACAAAGGATGAGGATAGGGGGGTACGATGGCGGGCGGTTGAAGCACTTGGCTTTGCATTTCAGTATCTGACCGATAAGGTTCAGGCATCTATGGAATTGCTTTCTCTGGCTCAGGATAAGGACAATCTTGTGCGACGGGGGGCGGTGGATGCCATTGGTTTGGCTTTTCAGTATATGAGCAACCAGGAACAGGTATGGAATGGGCTACTGGTGCTCACGAAGGATGAGGACAGCCTCGTGCAATGGGCTGCAGCTGATGCACTTTGCTCGTCATTCCCACACATGACCGATAAAACCAATGCCTGGAACGACCTGGTGGCGCTCACCAGTGATGAGGACCGCAATGTGCGAAGACGGGCTGCCGATTCGATCGGATTGGTATTTCAGTATGTTACCGATAAGGTTCAGGCATCTCATGACCTCCTGGAACTCTCTAAGGGCCGGGACAGCGACGAGTGATGGTGTGCAGGCAAGTGAGGGATATGAGGGGAGTATTTCAACTGGCGGATATGAGAGTGGCGTGAACAGGCCATGCATTCGTTTTTTGGATTATGGTTTTGTGATATTAGAACATGTTTTGTGGTACTGTATACAATAACCGGGTAAAATCAGTTCCTTTGAATTCACTTCTGAGAATTCTTAACATATTTGTTTCATCATAATCGGACAGAGCTTTCAAGAATGCGTAAATGCCTCTCTCAGGGGCCAGTTTATAATAATGCAAAAACATCTTGCACATTTTGAAATGCCTTGTCATATGTGAAATATATGTTTGATAATGCAGCCTGGCAGTCTCCAGGTCATGGGAATTGAGCAATAGGGCCAATTTCCTGGCAGACAATAATGAGAAACGTATCCCTTCACCTAGGAAACAGCTTGACTGTGATGAGGCGTCACCTATCACAAAACAATTATTGAAGGATGGATCTTTTAGCGGTTGATAATATGTCATGGTTCCGCCGTGGATCTCATTAATATTGTTCTCATTGAAATTCTTGACCGTAATAATACCTGAAGATATGAACTCATGAAGAGCGTTCTTTAAATTCACTTTTTTTGTACCGCCTTTTTGGTAAACAAGTTTTCCCAGGCCAATCCTGGCAGTAGTCTTTCCGGTAGGGAAGACCCATGCATATCCTTCAGGGATGATAGTATTACTAAAGAAAAAGTCAAAAGAATCAGCATCGAAATCAAGTCCGGTAGCTTCATATTCCAGTCCATGTGCAAGCCACTGTCTTTGGTAATATGACGGATTAAGATGTTTTAACAGGACTCTTGCCTCGCCGGAAGCATCAACGAAAAGGTCTGCTTTGTAAAGAGTGTCTTCAATTTCAATACTTTCGACGTTGCCATTTTTAAGGGTAACGTTCTCAACTGAAGCAGGATGTATCATTTCGCAATTCATTCTTGCTTTGTCGGACAGGATTTTTATCATTCGTGGAAAGTCCAGGGAATGAAGTACAGGTTTTTCATAGTGGAATTCTTTAGTAAAGCCGTTCCCAAGGATGATTCTAAATCCTTTTGATGAATGACGTACAGCCTCTTCCAGTTCAAAGTCAGTAAGCGTATCAGTAAACGTCCCTGCAGAAGACTTTACAGGAATTCCAAGCTCAGGTTTCCTGTCGACTACCAGGACATTCTTATTTTTAATGGTTCCCGAAAAACCAAGCCCGGCAGGTCCGGCTCCCACCACAATTATGTCATATTTCTCCATATCTTCTCTTTTAATAGTTTATTCAATGATAGGTAATAAAGTATACATTTTAAATTTCATGTGATTTCCTTCCTGTCCAATGATAAGCCCCAGATGACAGATATTGGAATCTCATTATTTCCTGCACCTACTCCCCATCTTCCTCATCACAAGAGGGTGCAGTTGGGTGATATTCAGGAGGGCGGGAGGAGAGTGCAAGAACGAATGGGGCAAGACAGCATTTCTGTGTTTAGGTTATATAATCACATAAATACTATATTTTAACAGCCATGGCAGCACTCCCCCACCTTCCGCTTATAGTTATTGGCGTTTGAGGAGACGGATGGGAAGTACAATTTTGTTTCCTATTTTTGGGGATAACATAAAATGAATGCAAATTCATATTCGTATCATTGATATTCTGACGGTATGTTTAAATAATTATTAATTAATCTATTATTATGGCCGGGATTGCATTTGAAAAGAAGATTTTTGATGAACTTACCCATATAAAAGCTGAATTGGATGAAATAAAAGAGCATATGGTGGATGCAGATACGATCATAAGTGAGGACGAAAGAATACTTGTTTCAGAAAGTTTTAAGCATGAAAAGGAAGGAAAACTTGTTTCTCTTTCTGAGTTCAAAAAAGGTTTCGGTAATTAGAAATGTTTAGGATTTTTCTTGATATTCCTGTCCAAAAATTTCTCAAAAAACTTGATTATAGCATTTCTCAAAGAATTATTGAAGTTGTTGAGATGCTTGCTGAAGATCCTATCCCTCACGATTCAAAGAGGATTATTGGTATAAAGGAGAAAGTTTTCAGGATAAGGGTGGGCAAATTTCGTGTGCTTTACCGAGTTAATTATGAAAACTTTAGTATAGTGATTATTGATATAGATACAAGAGAGCATGTCTATAAGTA
This genomic stretch from ANME-2 cluster archaeon harbors:
- a CDS encoding HEAT repeat domain-containing protein, with the protein product MPLNDDAKGHKEAVDQMHYNFSILLDTKKEEASTYLLSLAKDEHSGIRKGAASILGLAFKDMSDKVLATKYLLTLTKDEKSDVRRGATDALGSAFQHVTDKDEASTELLALTKDEDSGVRWRAAYALRSAFPHITDKFHASEDLLKLTTDEDSLVRRGAVDALGSAFPHIIDKVHASGNLLSLTKDEDRGVRWRAVEALGFAFQYLTDKVQASMELLSLAQDKDNLVRRGAVDAIGLAFQYMSNQEQVWNGLLVLTKDEDSLVQWAAADALCSSFPHMTDKTNAWNDLVALTSDEDRNVRRRAADSIGLVFQYVTDKVQASHDLLELSKGRDSDE
- a CDS encoding NAD(P)/FAD-dependent oxidoreductase, which translates into the protein MEKYDIIVVGAGPAGLGFSGTIKNKNVLVVDRKPELGIPVKSSAGTFTDTLTDFELEEAVRHSSKGFRIILGNGFTKEFHYEKPVLHSLDFPRMIKILSDKARMNCEMIHPASVENVTLKNGNVESIEIEDTLYKADLFVDASGEARVLLKHLNPSYYQRQWLAHGLEYEATGLDFDADSFDFFFSNTIIPEGYAWVFPTGKTTARIGLGKLVYQKGGTKKVNLKNALHEFISSGIITVKNFNENNINEIHGGTMTYYQPLKDPSFNNCFVIGDASSQSSCFLGEGIRFSLLSARKLALLLNSHDLETARLHYQTYISHMTRHFKMCKMFLHYYKLAPERGIYAFLKALSDYDETNMLRILRSEFKGTDFTRLLYTVPQNMF
- a CDS encoding AarF/ABC1/UbiB kinase family protein; protein product: MLEKSGRYFRIIIVFIKYNLFSLLYTDIKQDYISDKKCACQIDQKYRNNAVKLKKAFEELGPTFIKLGQTLSNRPDLLPRPYIMELDKLHDDVEVLPFESMRRSFEGTCICDTVPEEHSPFCYHCNDILDLYDEFDTDPIASASIGQVYRAVLKGREVAVKIARPDVIDTINLDLMILKDLKRVLFGMLGFGKDFDVDGFLDDFKDMLTRELDYKSEALNIERFRENFKGNENVKIPDVFWDYTRDTVLVMEFIYGTQIQDVRDIDGDTRNRLVTLISESYLKQIYLDGFFHADPHGGNIIALENGSIALLDFGAVGVLDSELQWNLFNLFYGVYKRDVDIAADYFFRIGFVKDRNIDMHAFKEDMDMLISRQHFSKAGEKQSDNYVMLAVKYNISMPRIFSRLERALFLVEDVCMKLDPAFNIMDEAEALVGKSMRARFSPEMVAKNSQKDATNYYMMFRSLPERVEQTLNSLDSFFLSMERNTASRQQRYRILKKGMFMLSIAVLAAAILVWFT
- a CDS encoding sodium-translocating pyrophosphatase → MDKLLYLAPLAGLLSLVFAGIFAKKVLKSDPGTPEMQEISGAIQEGAMAYLNRQYKTIAIVAVILAVAMFIALPKENGLNVKTTIGFLVGAVSSALAGYIGMNVSVRANVRTAQKAKEGLKSAMDVAFKGGAVTGLAVVGLALLGTSGFFILFGAEPESVDMVIGFGFGASLISLFARVGGGIFTKAADVGADLVGKVEAGIPEDDPRNAGVIADNVGDNVGDCAGMGADLFETYVVTALAAMLLGGLVIGQFPNAILFPLMLGSSAIVASIIAVFFVKIGDDGKIMKALYKGVAVAAIISLVLFYFVTDMLMGDIKFYYSALIGTVIMVLMVIITEYYTSGSFRPVKSIADSSQTGAGTNIITGLAVGLESTGLPVIVIATGILGAFYVGGGFIPGQEIVGMYSIAIAAAAMLSTTGIIVALDSYGPITDNAGGIAEMANLPEETRKTTDALDSVGNTTKAVTKGYAIGSAGLGALALFADFTHKVDLTASDLSLSNPLVLVGLFIGGLLPFLFSAVTMKAVGKAAFEVVNEVRRQFKEIPGIMEGTSKPEYGKCVDIVTKAAIREMALPGIMAIGVPLVVGMVLGKEALAGLLIGIIVVGLLMALMMANGGGAWDNAKKTIENGAYGGKGSEAHKAAVVGDTVGDPFKDTSGPALNALIKVVNMISILFAALFINSGLF
- a CDS encoding tyrosine--tRNA ligase, encoding MDRLSLIKRNTEEIVTQEELEALIEAKEAPTAYVGYEPSGKIHMGHVLTVNKLLDLQHAGFKVTVLLADVHAYLNQKGTMEEVRKIADFNKECFIALGLDEDKTNYVYGSDYQLEPDYMLNVLKLARATTLNRARRSMDEVSRNADNPMVSQMVYPLMQAVDIAMLGVDVAVGGIDQRKIHMLAREGLPGLGFKAPICIHTPILLGLDGKKMSSSSNNFISMDDTASALKKKVNKAFCPEGEIADNPVLALFKYHIIPRYEKIIIERPEKYGGDLHYESYEEMEAAFASKELHPMDLKSGAADYMNRILEPVRKKM
- a CDS encoding type II toxin-antitoxin system RelE/ParE family toxin, with the protein product MFRIFLDIPVQKFLKKLDYSISQRIIEVVEMLAEDPIPHDSKRIIGIKEKVFRIRVGKFRVLYRVNYENFSIVIIDIDTREHVYK